AGGTGTCCGAGCGCATCGTGTCGCTCCCGCTCTTCCCCGGCATGACCGAGGGGGACGTGGACGACGTCGCCCGCGCGGTCAGGAAAGTGGTTCGTTCGCACCGGAGGTGACGTGATGGGCGAGACCCCCGTGCGGCGTGGTGAGCGCCCGGCGGCGTCCGGTCCGGCGCCCTACCTGTCCGCCGTGGTGCCGGTGTTCGAAGAGGAGGCGAACGTCGCCGAGCTGGACCGGCGGCTGGGAGCGGCGCTCGAGGCGACGGGACGGACGTGGGAGGTCGTGTACGTGGACGACGGGAGCCACGACCGCTCCCTCGAGCTGCTGCGCGGGCTCGCGGCCGCGAGCGACCACGTGACCGTGGTGCAGCTGGCGCACAACTTCGGGCAGCACGCGGCGATCCTCGCGGGATTCGAGGAGGCGCGCGGCCAGATCGTGATCACGCTCGACGCGGACCTCCAGAACCCGCCGGAGGAGATCGGCAAGCTCGTGGCGGCGATCGAGGAGGGGCACGACGTCGCCGGCGGCGTTCGCGTCGACCGGCACGACTCGTTCGCCCGCAGGCTCCCGTCACGGATCGTCAACCGGATCATCAGCGACTCCACCGGGATGGAGCTGAAGGACTACGGCTGCATGCTCCGGGCGTACCGCCGGGAGATCGTCGACTACATCTGCCGCTACGGGGAGAACGCGACGTTCGTGCCCGCCCTGGCCAACCTGTTCGCGCACTCCGTGAAGGAGGTGCCGGTCGGGCACGCCGCCAGGACCGGAGGGAAGTCGAAATACGACCTGAGGCGCCTGTTCCACCTCGCGTTCGACCTGATCACGGGGTTCTCCCTGTATCCGATCCGGATGGTGACCCTTCTCGGAGGAGTGATCGCCGCACTCGGAATGGGATTCGGCGGGTTCCTGCTGGTCCGCAGGCTCGTGGTGGGACCCGAGGCCGAAGGGCTGTTCACGCTGTTCGCCGTCCTGTTCGTGTTCGTCGGACTGCAGATCCTGGCGCTCGGCCTGATCGGCCAGTACATCGGGCGGATCTACTTCGAGGTGCGCCGCCGGCCGCGGTTCGTCGTCCGCCGCATCTATCGCCATGAAGGCTGACGGCTCCCCGCTGCGCGCCGTCGTCCTGGCCTACCACGACGTCGGCTGCGCGGGGCTCGAGGAACTTCTCGCGCAGGGAGACGAGGTCCTCGGGGTCTTCACCCACGAGGACGATCCCGGCGAGAACGTCGAGTTCGGCTCGGTGGCGGGCCTCGCGAGCGCCCGCGGCCTCCCGGTGTTCACGCCGCAGGACGTCAACCGGCCGGAGTGGGTCGAGGCCATCCGCGCCCTTCAGCCGACGATCCTGTTCTCGTTCTACTACCGCCGGATGATCGCCGAGGAGATCCTGAGGATCCCCCCGCTGGGCGCGCTGAACCTGCACGGCAGCCTCCTCCCCAGGTATCGCGGGCGCGCCCCGGTGAATTGGGTGCTGGTGAACGGGGAGGTCGAGACCGGCGTCACGCTGCACTACATGACGGCGAAGCCCGACGCCGGGGACATCGTCGCCCAGCGGCGGGTCGCGATCGAGTTCGAGGACACGGCGCCGGTCCTGCTCCGCAAGATCGTCGTCGCGGCGCGCGAGACGCTGCGGGACACGCTCCCGCTGCTCCGCCTCGGGCGGGCGGCTCGCGTTCCGCAGGACCTCTCCTGCGGGACCTACTGCCGTGGACGGCGGCCCGAGGACGGCCGGATCGACTGGAGCCGCTCCGCGGTCGCGGTCCACAACCTGGTCCGGGCGGTGACGCGCCCGTACCCCGGCGCCTTCACGTTCCTCGGCGGGAGGAAGCTCTACGTCTGGGCGGGGCGCTCTCTGCCTTCCGCGGGGCCACGGGTCGAGCCCGGACGGGTGATCGGCGTCGAGCGCGAGCGCGGCGCCGCCCTCGTCGGCACCGGCGACGGCACCTACCGGGTCGATGTCTGCCAGCTCGAGGGGGAGCGGGACCGGCACGGCGCGTTCCTCCCGGTGGGGACGCTGCTGGGAGCGCCGTCGCCGTGAGGCCCGCCGACCGCGTCACCGAGGTGGCGATCAAGGTCGACGTCGATACCCACGTCGGCGCGCGGGAGGGGATCCCTCGCCTCGCGTCGATCTTCCGCGCGGCCGGCATTCCCGCATCGTTCTTCGTCAGCATGGGGCCGGATCGCTCGGGGAGGGCGATCCTCCGCGTGCTCACCCGGAAGGGCTTCCTGAGAAAGATGCTCAGAACGAGGGCCGCGAGCACGTACGGCCTCCGGACGATCCTCTCCGGGACGCTCTTGCCGTCGCGACCCGTGGGCTCGGCGTTTCCCCACCTCCTTCGCTCGCTGGACGAGGAGGGGCACGAGGTCGGCCCTCACGGCTGGGATCACGTGCGCTGGCACGACCGGCTGGCGCGCATGGACGACCGGGAGGCGCGGGAGGAGTTCGAGAGGGGGCTGCTCGGTGTCGCGGCGGCGCTCGGCCGCCGCCCCGAGGGCTCGGCCGCGCCCGGCTGGCAGTGCACGGCGGCGAGCCTCAGGATCCAGGACGACCTCGGGCTCGAGTACCACAGCGACACGCGCGGGACCTGTCCCTACCTCCCCTGCGCGCGGGAGGAGAGCTTCCGAGCGCCGGAGATCCCGACCACCCTCCCGACCCTCGACGAGGTGCTGGGGACCGTGGAGGCCCATCGCGAAGGGCTCGTCCCGTTCTTCGACCGGCGGCTGGTCGAGGGACGCCTCAACGTGCTCACGGTGCACGCCGAGACCGAGGGGATGGCCCACACGGCATTCCTCGAGGGGCTGCTCCGGCGCTGGCGTGGGCGCGGCGTGGCGTTCGTCAGGCTCCGCGACGTGGCGCGGCGCGCGGCCGAGCCGGGAGCCTCGCCGCTCCCCCGCGCCGTCGTGGTCTGGGGCGACCTGCCTGGGCGAGCGGGCCGCGTCGCCTGCCAGGGGCCGGCGAGATGACGACCCGCGAGCGCGTCGTGGCCGCGCTCGTTCTCGGCTCGATCGCCGCGCTGTACCTCGTGCACCTGGGAGAGACCGCGTTTTGGGACCCGGACGAGGGGAGGTACGCGTCCGTCGCGGCGGCGATGGTCCGGTCGGGCGACTGGATCGTTCCCCGCCTCGGCGGGGCGCCCTACCTGGAGAAGCCGCCCCTCCTCTACTGGTGCACCGCGGCGTCGTTCCGCCTCCTGGGTTTCTCGGAGCTGGCGGGGCGGCTTCCCACCGCGCTCTTCGCTCTCGCCGGGATCGGCGCCGTCTTCCTCTTCGGCTCGCGCTCGGTCGACCGCGAGACCGGCCTCGCCGCCGCCGGAATTCTCGCGGCGAGTCCCGGCTACTTCGCGATGGGCCGCCTGCTCACCACCGACATGCTGCTTTGCTGCGCGATGACGCTGGCCCTCCTCGCGTTCTTCCGCGCCGCGGAAACGGGGAGCCGGGGTCGGTACCTGGGGTTCTGGGCGGCCGCGGCCGCGGCGACGCTGGCCAAGGGACC
This genomic stretch from Terriglobia bacterium harbors:
- a CDS encoding glycosyltransferase is translated as MGETPVRRGERPAASGPAPYLSAVVPVFEEEANVAELDRRLGAALEATGRTWEVVYVDDGSHDRSLELLRGLAAASDHVTVVQLAHNFGQHAAILAGFEEARGQIVITLDADLQNPPEEIGKLVAAIEEGHDVAGGVRVDRHDSFARRLPSRIVNRIISDSTGMELKDYGCMLRAYRREIVDYICRYGENATFVPALANLFAHSVKEVPVGHAARTGGKSKYDLRRLFHLAFDLITGFSLYPIRMVTLLGGVIAALGMGFGGFLLVRRLVVGPEAEGLFTLFAVLFVFVGLQILALGLIGQYIGRIYFEVRRRPRFVVRRIYRHEG
- a CDS encoding 4-deoxy-4-formamido-L-arabinose-phosphoundecaprenol deformylase; translation: MRPADRVTEVAIKVDVDTHVGAREGIPRLASIFRAAGIPASFFVSMGPDRSGRAILRVLTRKGFLRKMLRTRAASTYGLRTILSGTLLPSRPVGSAFPHLLRSLDEEGHEVGPHGWDHVRWHDRLARMDDREAREEFERGLLGVAAALGRRPEGSAAPGWQCTAASLRIQDDLGLEYHSDTRGTCPYLPCAREESFRAPEIPTTLPTLDEVLGTVEAHREGLVPFFDRRLVEGRLNVLTVHAETEGMAHTAFLEGLLRRWRGRGVAFVRLRDVARRAAEPGASPLPRAVVVWGDLPGRAGRVACQGPAR
- a CDS encoding formyltransferase, translating into MRAVVLAYHDVGCAGLEELLAQGDEVLGVFTHEDDPGENVEFGSVAGLASARGLPVFTPQDVNRPEWVEAIRALQPTILFSFYYRRMIAEEILRIPPLGALNLHGSLLPRYRGRAPVNWVLVNGEVETGVTLHYMTAKPDAGDIVAQRRVAIEFEDTAPVLLRKIVVAARETLRDTLPLLRLGRAARVPQDLSCGTYCRGRRPEDGRIDWSRSAVAVHNLVRAVTRPYPGAFTFLGGRKLYVWAGRSLPSAGPRVEPGRVIGVERERGAALVGTGDGTYRVDVCQLEGERDRHGAFLPVGTLLGAPSP